Below is a genomic region from Aurantimonas sp. HBX-1.
TGACCGATCACGACTTCGACCGCATCGACCGCTACTGGCGCGCCGCGAACTACCTCTCGGTCGGGCAGATTTACCTTCTCGACAACCCGCTGTTGCGCGAGCCGCTGACCACGGCGCACGTCAAGAAGCGGCTGCTCGGCCACTGGGGCACGACGCCCGGCCTGAACTTCGTCTACGCCCATCTCAACCGCATCATCCGCGACCGCGACCTGTCGGTGCTCTACATCTGCGGGCCCGGGCATGGCGGCCCGGGCATGGTGGCCAACACTTGGCTCGAGGGCACCTACAGCGAGACCTATCCGGACGTGCCGCAGAACGCCGCCGGCATGCACAGGCTGTTCCGGCAGTTCTCATTTCCCGGCGGCATCCCGAGCCACGCCGCGCCCGAAACGCCGGGCTCGATCCACGAGGGCGGCGAGCTCGGCTATGCGCTGGCCCACGCCTATGGCGCGGTGTTCGATTCGCCGGATCTGATCGCGGCCTGCGTCATCGGCGACGGCGAGGCGGAGACCGGCGCGCTCGCGGCCTCCTGGCATTCCAACAAGTTCCTCAATCCCCGCGTCGACGGCGCGGTGCTGCCGATCCTGCACCTCAACGGCTACAAGATCGCCAATCCGACCGTCCTCGGCCGCATGCCGCACGAGGAACTCCGCTCGCTGCTGGTCGGCTACGGCCACGAGCCGATCTTCGTCGAGGGCAGCGAGCCGATGGCGATGCACCGGCTGATGGCCGCGGCCTTCGACCAGGCCTTTGACCGGATCGCGGCGATCCAGCAGGCGGCGCGGAACGGCGGCGACAACGAGCGGCCGCGCTGGCCGATGATCGTGCTGCGCTCGCCGAAGGGCTGGACCGGGCCGGACGTGGTCGACGGCAAGATGGTCGAGAATTTCTGGCGCTCGCACCAGGTGCCGGTCTCGGGCGTCCACGACAATCCGGCGCATCGCCAGATCCTCGAGGACTGGCTGCGCTCCTACCGGCCGGAAGAACTGTTCGCCGAGGACGGCAGCCTCTTACCGGACCTGGCGGCGCTCGTGCCCGAAGGCGACCGCCGCATGGGCGCCAACCCGGCCGCCAACGGGGGCATGTTGCGGATCGAGCTCGACCGGCCGCCGGTCGAGGACCATGCCGTCGCCGTGCCCTCGCCGGGCGGGGCGCGCGGCGAGGCGACGCGGGTGCTCGGCGCCTATCTGCGGGACGTCATGGTGCGCAACGCGGACGCCCGCAATTTCCGCCTGATCAGCCCGGACGAGGCCTCGTCGAACCGCCTCGACGCGGTGTTCGAGGTGACCGAGCGGGCGTGGATGGAGACGATCGAGCCCTACGACGTGCATCTCGCCGACGAGGGACGCGTCATGGAGATCCTCAGCGAGCATCTCTGCCAGGGCTGGCTGGAAGGCTATCTGCTGACCGGCCGGCACGGCATGTTCGCCTGCTACGAAGCGTTCGTGCACATCGTCGACTCGATGTTCAACCAGCACGCCAAGTGGCTGAAGGTCTCCCGCGAGCTCGAATGGCGGGCGCCGATCGCCTCGCTCAACTACCTGCTCTCGTCGCATGTCTGGCAGCAGGACCATAACGGCTTCAGCCACCAGGACCCGGGCTTCGTCGATCTCGTCGCCAACAAGAAGAGCGACGTCGTGCGGCTGTATTTCCCGCCCGATGCCAACACGCTGCTCTGCGTCGCCGACCATTGCCTTGCCACCTACGACCGGGTGAATGTCATCGTCGCCGGCAAGGCGCCGGCGCCGCAATGGCTCACCATGGACGAGGCAAAGCGCCACTGCGAGGCGGGCATCGGCAGCTGGCCCTTCGCCTGCAACGTCGCCGCGGGAGAGACGCCGGACGTGGTGATCGCAGCCGCCGGCGACGTGCCGACGATCGAGGCGCTGGCGGCTGTCGACCTGTTGCGCCAGAAGCTGCCGAAGCTGCGCATCCGCTTCGTCAACGTCGTCGACCTGATGGCGCTGCAGCCGAAGGAGCGCCACCCGCACGGCATCGACGAGGCCGATTTCGACGCGCTGTTCACCACCGACAAGCCGGTGATCTTCGCCTATCACGGCTATCCGTATCTCATCCACCGGCTGACCTATAAGCGGGCCAACCACGACAACTTCCACGTCCATGGCTACCAGGAGGAGGGGACGACCACGACGCCCTTCGACATGACGGTGCTGAACGAGCTCGACCGCTTCCACCTCGCCATCGCGGCGGTGCGCCGGCTGCCCGGCCAGGGCGGCGACGAGGGCAGGGCGGCGATCCGCCATTGCGAGGAACGGCTCGCCGCGCATCGCCTCTACGTCGAGGCGGAGGGCGTCGACATGCCGGAGATCCAGGACTGGGGCTGGCCCTACGCGACGGCGGCCGATGCCGGCGACTGAGCGGTCGGGCCCGGCGCGGGAGGCCGGCTGATGGCGGACATCGTCCTCAGCCTCAATGCCGGCTCGTCGAGCGTCAAGTTCGGGCTGCACAGGATCGCGGGCCCCACGACGATGCCGGTGGCGGTGGCGCGCGGCGCGGTGAAGGCCGAGGCGGGGGCGTGGCGGCTGACAGCCGAGGGCTCGGACGGCGCGCCCGGGCTCGACGAGGCCGTCACCGGCGGAGCGGACGACCTGGCGCCAGCGCTCATGCGTCTGCTCGCCTGGGCGGAGGATGGAGCCGGGCCGGGCGGCCTGCTCGCGGTGGGCCACCGGGTGGTGCATGGCGGGCCGCGATATGCCGATCCGGTGCGGCTGACGCCGGAACACGTCGCGGCAATCGAGAAGCTGACGCCGCTGGCGCCGCTGCACCAGCCGCGCTGTCTCGCCCCGATCCATGCGTTGATGGCGGTCCGCCCGGTTTTGCGGCAGACCGCATCCTTCGATACCGCCTTCCACCGGACGATGACCGGCCCGGCCACGCGCTACGGCCTGCCGCGCGAACTCGAGGCGGAGGGAATCCGCCGCTACGGCTTCCACGGCCTCTCCTACGATTTCATCGCGCACCGGCTGGAAACGCTCGAGCCGGGCAGCCGTGGCCTCAGGACCGTCGTCGCCCATCTCGGCAACGGCGCCAGCCTCTGCGCGCTGAAGGACGGCAAGAGCGTCGACACGACGATGGGCTTCTCGGTGCTCGACGGGCTGCTGATGGGCACCCGCCCCGGCACGCTCGACCCGGGCGTGCTGGTCTATCTGATGCGCGAGCACGCCTATGGCGCCGAGGCGCTGGAGGACATGCTCTACCATCGCTCCGGCCTGCTCGGCGTCTCCGGTCGGTCGAGCGACATGCGCGAACTTCTGGCTGACGGCAGCGCCGAAGCAACCGATGCCGTCGACCTCTTCGTCCACCGCGCGGCGCAGCAGATCGCGGTGATGGCGACGAGCCTTGGGGGCCTCGACCGGCTGGTCTTCACCGGCGGCATCGGCGAGCACCAGCCGCAGATCCGCGCGGCGATCGGCCGGCGCCTGGCGTTTCTGGGCATAGCGGAGGACCCGGTCCTGAACGATGCCGGGCAAGGGCAGATCAGCACCGACGACAGCCGTGTGAGTGTTCGCGTCGTGCCGACGGACGAGGAGGCGGTCATCGCGCGCGACGCCGCCGCGATCTGCCGCGCCGGCGAATAGGATGACGGATCATTGACTTGCGCGAGGGAGCCTCGATGCCGGTCGAGCGTTGGCTGAGGGAGAGCGCCGGTCTTCGGCGCCCGGTTCGCCGCTCCGGCGGACGTCATTCCGAGGAGCCGTCATGACCCTTCGCCGATTTTCACTGCCGCTTGCGGCGCTATGCCTGTCCCTCGCGGCAGGCCCCGCCTTCGCCCAGAGCCAGCCGCTGCCCGATGCACCGCCGGAGATCCCGGCGCCGGAGTCGACCGCTCCCGGCATGCCGCTCGACGGCGACCCTTGCGCTCCCGCAGCGGCACCGGACGGCGCTGCTGCCGGACAGGGTGACCTCACCGCGCGCCTGCAGGATTGCGGCAGCGTCCTGACGCCGCCCGATACCGGCGACACGGCCATCGAGGCGCCCGCACCGGATCCGGACCCCGGCACCACGCCGGTCGTGCCGCCCTCGCAGCTGCCGGGCCAACAGACGCCGCAATAGCCGTCTCGACAGGATGCCGGCTTGTCGCCATTGTCCGGGCCGTTTGATGCAGGCGGCCCGGATTGCCGGCATGCCGCGAGGGAGAGACGGTCCATGAAGCGTTCGCGCGTCAACGAGATCCTGCAGGAGGGCGACGCCTTCATCCGCTCCTTCGGCTACGTCATGCCGCCATTCGCGTATCTTTCGCCGGAGGAGATGCAGCGGCGGCGGCGCGAACTCGACGGCATCATCGAGGCGCGGCTCGGCTGGGACATCACCGACTACGGCCAGGGCCGGTTCGACGAGCTCGGCCTGTTCCTGTTCACCGTGCGCAACGGCCGCGTTGATGATCTGCGGCACGGGCGCGGCATGCTCTATGCCGAAAAGATCATGATCAGCCGCAAGGAGCAGCTGTCGCCGATGCACCGCCACGTCGTGAAGGCGGAGGACATCATCAATCGCGGCGGCGGCAGGCTGGTGCTGGAGCTGTTCATGTCGGATGCGGCCGGCGATCCCGACGCGACGGCCGAGGTGTCGGTGATGACCGACGGCATCTCCCGCACGCTGCCGGCCGGCGGCCTGCTGGCGCTCGACCCGGGCGAGAGCGTGACGCTGCTGCCGGGCGTCTGGCACGCTTTCTGGGGCGAGGGGGCGGACGTGCTGATAGGCGAGGTGTCGACCGTCAACGACGATCTCACCGACAACGTCTTCCGCGAGCCGATCGGCCGCTTCGCCGCGATCGAGGAGGACGAGCCCCCGGTGCATCTCCTCGTCTCGGACTACGACGGCTACCTGACACGCTAAAGATCGCCGCCGGCCGGGCCCTTCGGCCGCGCGGCGCTCCCTCAGGCATCCTGTTCGGCGAATGGCAGGCTCGACTGCGCCGCCATGCCGGCGCGCGTGCCGCCGACCAGCGTCAGCGCCTCGGTCTCCGCGAGCGCGTCGGGACGGGCGCAGCGCGGCCCGATGGTTACCCGCTCGCCGCTGCCCGCGGCTTCGAGGGTGCCGGCCATCACCGCCAGCACGTGCAGCGCCACCGCGCCATTCGCCCGATGCGGCCGGCCTTGCTCGATCGCCTGCGCCATCTCGGCGATGCCGGCGCCGCGGTAGTTGGCGTGGATGGGGTCGGCCAGCGGCCAGTTGGCGGCGCCGAAGACCCGGTGGTCGGTGGCGGTGCTGCTCCAGTCGCCGCGCTCGACCGCGGTCTCGACGGCGCCGCCGAACCAGTTCGGATCGGGGACGCGCATCGAGCCTTCCGTGCCGTGCAGCTCCAGCGGTCGCAGCCCGTGCTTCCAGACATCCCAGCTGGCAAGGAAGGTCACCTGCGCGCCGCTGTCGAATTCCAGCAGCGCCTGCACCGTGGAGAGCACCTCCACCCGGATCGCCTGGCCGAGCATCGGCGAGTTCGCCGTTGTGACGGTGCGGGTCTCGAAGCCGACCTGGCCGCTCGCCTGCACGGAGGCCACCGGCCCGAGCAGGGTGACGAGGGTCGAGAGGTAATAGGGGCCCATGTCGAACACCGGTCCGCCGCCCGGCTTGAAGAAGAAGGTCGGGTCGGGGTGCCAGTTCTCCATACCGTGCGACAGCACCGAGGCGACGCCGAGCAGCGGCTTGCCGATGACGCCGGCGTCGATCTGGCGGCGCGCCTCCTGGATCGCGGCGCCCAGCACGGTGTCGGGCGCCGCGCCGACGCGCAGGCCGCGGGCCTCGGCCGCCGCGAGGATCGCCTCGCCGTCGGCGACGGAGGTTGCCAGCGGCTTTTCCGAATAGACGTGCTTGTCGCTCTCGAGCGCCGCCAGCGAGATTTCGGCATGGGCGGCGGGAACGGTCAGGTTGAGGACGATGTCGACGTCGTCGCTGGCGAGCAGCGCCTCGACGCTGCGCGCCTCGATGCCGTAGGTCCCGGCCTTGGCCGCTGCCGCCTCCGGCCGCAGGTCGGCGCAGGCGGTGAACGCGATGCCGGGAAAGCGGGCGGCGTTGAGCAGGTAGATGTCGGAGATGTTGCCGCAGCCGATGAGGCCGATGCGCGTGACCATGGGGGTGTTTCCGGTTCAGTTGTTCGAGGCGGCGAGGGCGCTCATGCGCTCGGCGCTGGTGCGGGCGAAGCGCGAGAGGTCGGACGGGTTGTCGTGCTCAGCGATCATCAGCGCGGCGCCGGAGCGGGCGGCGAGCGGCCAGAACCTTGCCCAGTCGACGACGCCGTCGCCGACATCGGCCCAGCCGTCCTCGTCGAGCTTCTCGCCCTCCGGCGCGATGTCCTTGACGTGCACCGCG
It encodes:
- a CDS encoding Gfo/Idh/MocA family protein, with amino-acid sequence MVTRIGLIGCGNISDIYLLNAARFPGIAFTACADLRPEAAAAKAGTYGIEARSVEALLASDDVDIVLNLTVPAAHAEISLAALESDKHVYSEKPLATSVADGEAILAAAEARGLRVGAAPDTVLGAAIQEARRQIDAGVIGKPLLGVASVLSHGMENWHPDPTFFFKPGGGPVFDMGPYYLSTLVTLLGPVASVQASGQVGFETRTVTTANSPMLGQAIRVEVLSTVQALLEFDSGAQVTFLASWDVWKHGLRPLELHGTEGSMRVPDPNWFGGAVETAVERGDWSSTATDHRVFGAANWPLADPIHANYRGAGIAEMAQAIEQGRPHRANGAVALHVLAVMAGTLEAAGSGERVTIGPRCARPDALAETEALTLVGGTRAGMAAQSSLPFAEQDA
- a CDS encoding D-lyxose/D-mannose family sugar isomerase, which codes for MKRSRVNEILQEGDAFIRSFGYVMPPFAYLSPEEMQRRRRELDGIIEARLGWDITDYGQGRFDELGLFLFTVRNGRVDDLRHGRGMLYAEKIMISRKEQLSPMHRHVVKAEDIINRGGGRLVLELFMSDAAGDPDATAEVSVMTDGISRTLPAGGLLALDPGESVTLLPGVWHAFWGEGADVLIGEVSTVNDDLTDNVFREPIGRFAAIEEDEPPVHLLVSDYDGYLTR
- a CDS encoding phosphoketolase, which translates into the protein MTDHDFDRIDRYWRAANYLSVGQIYLLDNPLLREPLTTAHVKKRLLGHWGTTPGLNFVYAHLNRIIRDRDLSVLYICGPGHGGPGMVANTWLEGTYSETYPDVPQNAAGMHRLFRQFSFPGGIPSHAAPETPGSIHEGGELGYALAHAYGAVFDSPDLIAACVIGDGEAETGALAASWHSNKFLNPRVDGAVLPILHLNGYKIANPTVLGRMPHEELRSLLVGYGHEPIFVEGSEPMAMHRLMAAAFDQAFDRIAAIQQAARNGGDNERPRWPMIVLRSPKGWTGPDVVDGKMVENFWRSHQVPVSGVHDNPAHRQILEDWLRSYRPEELFAEDGSLLPDLAALVPEGDRRMGANPAANGGMLRIELDRPPVEDHAVAVPSPGGARGEATRVLGAYLRDVMVRNADARNFRLISPDEASSNRLDAVFEVTERAWMETIEPYDVHLADEGRVMEILSEHLCQGWLEGYLLTGRHGMFACYEAFVHIVDSMFNQHAKWLKVSRELEWRAPIASLNYLLSSHVWQQDHNGFSHQDPGFVDLVANKKSDVVRLYFPPDANTLLCVADHCLATYDRVNVIVAGKAPAPQWLTMDEAKRHCEAGIGSWPFACNVAAGETPDVVIAAAGDVPTIEALAAVDLLRQKLPKLRIRFVNVVDLMALQPKERHPHGIDEADFDALFTTDKPVIFAYHGYPYLIHRLTYKRANHDNFHVHGYQEEGTTTTPFDMTVLNELDRFHLAIAAVRRLPGQGGDEGRAAIRHCEERLAAHRLYVEAEGVDMPEIQDWGWPYATAADAGD
- a CDS encoding acetate/propionate family kinase; protein product: MADIVLSLNAGSSSVKFGLHRIAGPTTMPVAVARGAVKAEAGAWRLTAEGSDGAPGLDEAVTGGADDLAPALMRLLAWAEDGAGPGGLLAVGHRVVHGGPRYADPVRLTPEHVAAIEKLTPLAPLHQPRCLAPIHALMAVRPVLRQTASFDTAFHRTMTGPATRYGLPRELEAEGIRRYGFHGLSYDFIAHRLETLEPGSRGLRTVVAHLGNGASLCALKDGKSVDTTMGFSVLDGLLMGTRPGTLDPGVLVYLMREHAYGAEALEDMLYHRSGLLGVSGRSSDMRELLADGSAEATDAVDLFVHRAAQQIAVMATSLGGLDRLVFTGGIGEHQPQIRAAIGRRLAFLGIAEDPVLNDAGQGQISTDDSRVSVRVVPTDEEAVIARDAAAICRAGE